AAGTTTGCATCTTACATAGATAGTCTGATGAAAGTGATTACGTGACCAATTCGTCTAGTTTGCTGTAAGATGGTAATGAAAACATTAAGTGAGGATGAGACCAAGTGGAAATAATTGAATATAGCATGATCGAACTCATCGATCCAACAGGCATACTGACAGGGAATCGATACGAATTTCGCATATACGTAAAATTCGATGAAGAAGATGAGCTTTATAATGAAAAGGGGACTGGCATTCGGGTCATTTATGTCGTCGATGGGGAAGAAGGAAGAGTGGCTTCGTACCATCTTTTCGAACGGTCGACAGAGGCGGCGATTGATTTTGATCTCGACGATGAAGAAATCATCCAACTAGCCGCTTTCTGTGAGGAGCAATTAGAAGAAGAGTAAAATGATCGTTGAAACG
The sequence above is drawn from the Sporosarcina luteola genome and encodes:
- a CDS encoding DUF6509 family protein, with protein sequence MEIIEYSMIELIDPTGILTGNRYEFRIYVKFDEEDELYNEKGTGIRVIYVVDGEEGRVASYHLFERSTEAAIDFDLDDEEIIQLAAFCEEQLEEE